In Mytilus trossulus isolate FHL-02 chromosome 6, PNRI_Mtr1.1.1.hap1, whole genome shotgun sequence, a single window of DNA contains:
- the LOC134722429 gene encoding FMRFamide receptor-like — translation MERFLEQSQYTDLTNSSSFLTGDISEYEYLADILRSMNLSQFGNESDHELLYNLIKQIQQKVDSEQDASVLIYNLLTFVPPLILAFGIVGNILSFIVLTKFSKRFPSYHYLYVLASLDMVVLLTGLLRLWVKQITGNDVASESNFLCPLFTFLGFFSSVASVWIVLAISIDRAIAIKYPLKRYKEDVNKRTKLIILIILIGSGLVNIHFLFTMGLQPNKSHDLTSSCDPHLMYLNFYRTVWAWIDAIIYSWIPFCVIGITNIFTIIGLFIARKTRKSLNSKEVKVSHREHYMTIMVLTISISVLIMLVPVNTIMIMLIFWKNTVGSNQELYSMQVAKTIGELLMYTSHSVNFVLYYWAGSQFRHQFGKVFFPKKKEKRVHRMSTFEPTCSKSILSIDDDL, via the exons ATGGAGCGATTCCTAGAACAATCACAATATACTG ATTTGACTAATAGTTCGTCTTTTCTAACTGGTGATATCTCGGAATATGAATATTTAGCAGACATCTTACGATCAATGAACCTGTCACAGTTTGGTAACGAGAGTGATCATGAATTGTTATACAATTTGatcaaacaaattcaacagAAAGTTGATTCAGAACAAGATGCATCTGTTCTAATTTACAACTTACTGACATTTGTACCTCCACTCATTTTAGCATTTGGAATTGTTGGAAATATTTTGTCGTTTATTGTTCTCACTAAATTTTCCAAAAGGTTTCCTAGTTACCATTACCTGTATGTACTGGCATCTTTAGATATGGTTGTGTTATTAACAGGGCTGTTAAGACTATGGGTAAAACAAATAACCGGAAACGACGTTGCGAGTGAATCTAATTTTCTGTGTCCGCTATTCACATTTTTAGGTTTTTTCAGTAGTGTTGCTAGTGTGTGGATTGTCCTGGCTATATCTATTGATCGTGCGATTGCAATTAAATATCCTCTGAAGAGATATAAGGAAGATGTCAACAAACGAACAAAACTTATTATTCTGATTATTTTGATAGGAAGTGGATTAgtaaatattcatttcctttttacCATGGGGTTGCAACCAAACAAATCACATGACCTCACATCATCATGTGACCCGCATTTGATGTACCTTAACTTTTATCGAACTGTTTGGGCATGGATTGACGCCATAATTTACTCATGGATTCCATTTTGCGTCATTGGTATTACTAATATATTTACTATCATTGgcctttttatcgcacgaaaaACTAGAAAATCATTAAACAGTAAAGAAGTCAAAGTATCACATCGGGAGCATTACATGACTATCATGGTACTTACCATTTCTATATCCGTCCTTATCATGCTTGTTCCAGTCAATACCATAATGATAATGTTGATATTTTGGAAAAACACAGTTGGATCAAACCAAGAATTATATAGTATGCAGGTAGCAAAAACAATCGGCGAACTATTAATGTATACAAGTCATTCGgttaactttgtactttattactgGGCCGGTTCCCAATTCAGACATCAATTTGGGAAGGTATTCTTtccaaagaaaaaagaaaaaagagttCATAGAATGTCTACTTTTGAACCTACATGTAGTAAATCAATACTATCCATTGATGATGATTTATGA